From the genome of Salvia splendens isolate huo1 chromosome 7, SspV2, whole genome shotgun sequence:
AATGCAATTAGTAGACTTACCAAGGGAGGTGCACATGCAAAACAAGCAGTTTCACCAGGAACCAACAGCTGTATATGACCAGAAACTGCATTTTCGGATACACCTGTACAATATATTTCTCACATTAGTGCAAGCATAGATCAGCAATTCAGCTTGATAGAAATCTGATTTGTGCAAGGCCAACACAAATGCATCTTTTCATTGTGATAGAGGAAGCAAATGGCAACTTTTTTCAGACATGGATACCCTtaaatgaaatagaaaaattagcTAGCTTCAGTAAAGCCTTGACCGTCAAAGGAACAAATTACTGAATAGCAAAGCTGCTAAGGCATCTAAAGGTGAACTGAGAGAAGCAAGGAGCAATAATGCATTGCTTACCCGACTCCATCCACGTTTGGTTCAATTCATTGCAAGCCTGCACCAGATATTACATTTAAGTTTAGCATTAATAGAAAAGGTTGATTTAATCTTCTAAAGTTAAGAAGATCATTCTCATTTTATGATGTGTTTAGCCAAAAACATGATTAAGGATGTGAAGATTTTGATTATAAGATCTTAATTCTGACCTGATTCACCACCATTCGTGCTTCATAATTGTCTACACAGCTTAAAACAAGATCAACTCCACTACCTTCTTTATCTGGGCGAAATGATTTATTTGTAAGACTTGACATGAAGGTCTCAAAGCCTTGTACTGTCGTGATGTTCAAAGTATAGCTCTGGTAAACAAGATCAACTGATGAATCCATAGTAAACAACAAGAGTTGCTGTACTTTATTAATTGGACACACAGGCTAACTAAAAGTTATACCAGTACTTTACCTCGAGTACAACATCGGGGTTTATGCCTGAAAGAGTTTGGACAGCAGCATCTGTCTTAGTCATCCCAGCCTATAAGAGGAAAACCAACATGGTATATTTTAGCTTGCTGATGGAAGAAAAACAGATGGAGAAGTTGTACAAATAATGTATACGTCTCAACCTATACAAACACCTAACTTCTCCACCTTCATTAAAGAAAAATGAACAATGCAAATCATTCAATGATAATTGCACCTGATCAGGACGGAAAAAAAGCCTATTCATGTTAGCTAACTCCACTTTATCGTAGTCATACAACAAGAGGCGACCGATGCCACACCTTGTTAGCATCTCAGCTGCAACACTGCCCACACCACCTATACCCTGTAGAATGAAGATACCATAGCAAATTACTGTCAGAAAGTTGCATAAAACAGGTTAAGCACATAAACATAAAAAACCACAAAGATGAAAAACGTTGGTTGAGGTAGATTAATTAGTACAGGTGGAAAATAAGAAATGTGGGGAACCACAAAGGATTTATTAGAGAACAGACACATCTAAAAGAAGTTTTTAAATACATACAACAATGGCAACTGAAAATTCTCGAATTCTTTCATAGTTGTCCACGATGCCCATCCTCTGAAGAGCCATAAGTCTGCTGTAAGGGTTGCTATCAACCACCTCAGCACTCATATCCTGCATTAAGCAGCAAGAAAAGTGAATGTATTGATCAATCATTGCAGCAAAAGCGAACAGAAAATAATAACCTTAATTTTGGAACGCTGTGCATTTGCTAACTTTTCTGCTGCAGATAGATGCTCAACACGTGATTGTATCTGCAAGCACAAGGCACTTATTTAGAACAAGTAAAGGGTGAAACAGAACATTATCACTTCATAAATCTGAAAGGTTTAAAAGGGTGAAACTGGTTAAGAACCAATGACAAAGAGAGAACCTGTTCTAGATTGATGTTTGATAAATATTAAGCCCACAAAATTCACTAACTAGTTTTACTGCACATCTTTTCCATCCTCATTTAATCTCATCTCTCCTATCAACAGGAGCTATCCATAAATAACACCCAACTCTCTGCACCTCATCACCATCTGGAGCTACTGATGGGGAAGGATATAAACGCATATAAACATAAGCATCTCAACTATCGCAATCTATGCACATGTTATCATGTAGTGGTACAACACTTATAGAAAAATAAATCCAAGCTGTTTTGAAGCACAATCCTTTTGATCTTGCATCCGTCCTTCCATGCATAACCACCTCTGCTCCTACATATATGCTTCTAAATTTCCCAGGCTTTTCGATCTTGGATCATAAATCACTCACATATTTATTCATATCATTGTACTTCATTAAACTAAACATGAATAGAGATCCTTCCCAACTTACGTTGATCAGTAATGTTCACCAttgtacacaaaaaaaaatcaaaattttgtcATAATCAACTGTCAATTAAATTAGACTAAATGCTAAACAATCTCAGTTCCGCTCCTAACCATGctttttttcaaaagaaaaaatacataatttactACAACAGTTCCAGCTACagatatctatacatatatgtgCATATAAAGAGACTTTACCTTATCAATTAAATCTTTGTGAGAAGGATCAGGCATAGAATCCTTCAAACTGTGAAGTTCACTCAGCAAACCTTTGAGCTCCGCCTTCATTGCACAGAATTACCACAAAATCGCTCTTTTTCTCCTCTAAATTATGCAACTTCACAGAAATCAATCGTCTAACTCAAAAATTGGGCATTCGCTTAGTGAATTGTTATTCAGAGATAGAGATTTTGAAGTTTTTCACCCTCAAAAGAACTACGAATTTCTAATCATTTTGGGATGCTTTTCTTGTGGACCGGGCGttatgttctccatgaaccggGCCCGGTTCGATACGTTTTCTACGTTGCCATAGCCAATGGGGATTTGCCACGTCAATGTACCTGTCTTTTTTGTGATGTAGGCAGGCAAAAATTTCAAACGGGCCAAAATCAAACTTAAAATAAAGAAGCCCAATATAGAATTGGCCCAAGTTTGCAAAGTAATTGAGTCGCGACCATCACTAAAAACTTTTAATGATTAGATCTTATTTACAactatttaaatcataaaaaatcaGAAACTTTAGAAAATACTCGGTATTTGTGAATTGATGACTACGTGGCAGGCACGGAGCCAGGAAACTATACTAGGAGGGGCAAAAATATTaacatacaaataaataaatataaaaataatatatatatacattaaaataacatattatattattttagatGATGGTAAGtctatttttttctaaattagggGGGTAAATTAGGtgaatatgtatatatttaggttttataatagtatatatatttacttggttaagtcacttaatttatacacattaaagatgtgttaatcctccaatgtgggataattaacactagttaattattccctaagctccatctccaagctttaattaaaagctaattatgcccaactttaatccactatttctcactcaccggaaatcggatttgagaaagtgaatatactacatttacctacgtaaaatgtagatcgacgctatgtcatttaatttcacaaaattaaatgtctcgtcacatttattatttggtcaaaatccattgaccgggcatatttaatccatgatttttacaaaaatattgaATAGTAAGATTGATCACTGAATGCCACATGAATATGCATATATAATACATACAaagtaaagaaaaagataatTAAATATTGTATTTGTATGTTTATTGTGCCTTTTCTTTATTGggtctaatttttatttgtgattTCTTATTATTGATGGACCgtcttatttaaatttattggaACATTTCTTAATGTTTGGAAAGTCAATCCCAAAGCATATAATTATATACAGAAATGATTTTAAGAAGCAAGTAAATTTGGTAATCAATTTAGCTACAAATCATTTTACTCTTCTCAACTACAATCATTGTTTGTGTCTCGCATCAAATTACACACATAAGTTGGGGGCATTTAAGTAGGTGTCATTT
Proteins encoded in this window:
- the LOC121742005 gene encoding ubiquitin-like modifier-activating enzyme 5, translating into MKAELKGLLSELHSLKDSMPDPSHKDLIDKIQSRVEHLSAAEKLANAQRSKIKDMSAEVVDSNPYSRLMALQRMGIVDNYERIREFSVAIVGIGGVGSVAAEMLTRCGIGRLLLYDYDKVELANMNRLFFRPDQAGMTKTDAAVQTLSGINPDVVLESYTLNITTVQGFETFMSSLTNKSFRPDKEGSGVDLVLSCVDNYEARMVVNQACNELNQTWMESGVSENAVSGHIQLLVPGETACFACAPPLVVASGVDERTLKREGVCAASLPTTMGIVAGLLVQNTLKYLLKFGSVTPYLGYNALKDYFPTMEMKPNPQCSNAACLERQKEYMLVKPARDAAAAAKAKIEAEESVEPECLHDDNEWNISVVGDDDDVQGSDATSGAITEGLVHELPSADAFQQPPAVEETTTPADDLDELRKQLEALNAN